The following nucleotide sequence is from Apium graveolens cultivar Ventura chromosome 4, ASM990537v1, whole genome shotgun sequence.
TATCTACATGTCGCACATTAACTATAGACCTCCCGAAAATGTTGTTGATGCAGTATATCCGGATATCCCAATACAACGTCAAATTCATTTTCAACACAACCATCACATCGCATAAAAGCGTGACACGTCACATAAAACGAGACAATTAAACACAcaaataataactgaacaaaacGAAAAAGacccaaaattcaaaaatcttGGAATAACACCAAATTTTAATATATTAGACCAAATATTTGAAtctaaaaactgatttttattataaaatatgaGCTTTTATCTTAGTAGATCTGGAAAACTAAAATGAAAAACTCTAaagaatttttcaaattttataaaacaaatctcgattttattaaaaaaaaagtAAACAAAAGGAGGAGATTGGAGATGGGTGGAAAAGAAGAATGGCAGCCAGAGTTACAGGGAGGTAGGACTCCCATCCGAGAGAGATTTTAAACAACAAATTAAATTTATCATTTAGTTTTAGGATTTAGTTACACGGTAACTATATATATTTTGGTAGTTGCAATTTACGCTATATTATCTTAGTTTAACACAACAATGTGAAACTTAATAAAATGCATTGGCTAATCAATTGTTGAGGAACCATTATCCATGATCACAAACATAACATCAACACCCAAATATAAAAAAGGTTATTGACTAGAATACATGTACCATAATAACAAAACAGAAAACTAAGATACACAAGTCATAACAAaagcagccaataattgatagtTAAAATCATATTAAATGTTCCACTTCTGTTGCTCTAACTTCCGCTTGGCACAACCAAAGAGCCATCAGGACAGTTGCCAGTATCCTGCAAATAGCAATATTTACAGTTCTTTCTTGTTAAAACAGAGAATTGCTATAAATCATATACCCAAGTGAATGCTGAAAAATGCGATTTATAACATATTCAAGTATAGGCAAAGAAATTATAACATATTCAACTATAGGCAAAGAAATGCCATATACTGAACACTCAATTGTAGGCCACATGGGGTAAATAAACACTCTACATTGATGGGAAATCACCATATGAAGACAGCCATAGGTAAGAAATGCTAGTGCTAGAATGTAAATTTCTTTAGGATCTTTGAACTGTCTGCTAGTATGTAGCATCATAACTTAATTACAGTTTGTTAgccatttatattattatttatcaGTTACAGTATCAATAGTTTAGAACAACAAACACATGCTTCAAGAAAAGAACGGCATTTAGTAAGAAACTCATATTATCAAAGTTTTCATACAACTTCATCTGACACTTGCTGCTATCATTTTTAGCTTGCCATACTTTTATTATAATGTGTGTTTGTGTGACACAGGTTCCACAAAAAGACAAATCTTACAAAGAGATATGCTTTAATAAACATATCCAAAAGCtttaaagacttgtatcttgTACATCAAAATGACAAGGGTGTTTATAATGTGATTAAAGTTTGTACACTGgcttaatttttttttaacttGACTTATTATAGACAGCATTACATTAACTGATTAACATAACCTTTCTGCAAAATTTAAGGAAACATTAAACAACATCTCTCACACCAGAGCCAAACTAATATTTGTGTGCTTATTCCAGTTCCGCAAGACCCAATATAAGTACAACTGTTCATATTCGAATATTAAAATAATTGGTAAGCAGATATCAGAATACTTTCGTACAACTGTACCCTCACCGCTTCTTCCATTCTTCTCCTTTTACAATCTTTTCATGATTTACAGTCTAGTTTTAAGGAAAGGGAATATTATCTCTCAGAGGTTGTCATACAGAGACAGCACGGTATATATTAACCAGTTCACCAAGAAATATTAATTATGCAAGATATATAATAGATGATTAAAAATTCCAAGAAACTTACGCATCATCTTCCTGCATTTGTTCCTATATCTTTTCTAGTTGACTAAAGCACGGGGTTAAATGCCTTGGGACATTAAATCATCCAATTTGCTGAAGATAATGTTGTTAGCAATCAAGTGAATTTAGAGCAAGTTAAGTTATAGTAAATGCACTCCGCAGCCAAAAGGAACTGCACATTGCACATCATACCCTATAGTTAAAGAAAATTGTGAGGTACAACTCAATAAGAGAAAATCACTTAGTGGTTTAAGTTATTACACTCCTAATTAGATTAACCAAGAGAACGGACTTTATAACTTGGCAGAACTAATCTAATTTTCCAATTACCTGAATTCATGCACACAACAATACGTTGCTACGGTGGATGCATTAGAGATAGAGACGTAATACAGGGGAAAAAGATATGTACCTCTTTTTCGTTTTCTTCTGAACCCATGGCAAAGCAGTAATAGCATCACAATTGAGCTTGACAAGGCTTTCCATGGATATCCATGCTTTCCAAAACTCAGGAATGCCAGGATTCCTTATTTTTTTGATGACTTTCAGTTCAAGGTCGTACCAAATAAGCTGTCCAGCGTCTTTCAGTAAAAGTACTTTCTTACCATTGTTTGAATATGCCAGAGGCTTCAGTTGCATAAACTGGTTATTAATACTTGGGGCAACAGATAGTATCTTGATCCACGACTTCTTCACACCATATTTCTCCATCACCCACAAATCAATGTACCTCATATCATAGTTGAAAAAGATATGTACCTCTTTTTCGTTCACACAGAGTTTTCCTCCAAGAACCCCGAGAGATAACATACAAGACGAAGTATCAGAGTAGTGAGGCTGAGGAAGTGAACCATATTTTTCAGTTTCAAGATCAAACGTAGCAATGATAGCAAAATTAGACCCATATCGCTTAGTCATATACTAATACAAGGCACCATCAAGAAACACCCCATGTGAGGTACCACTAAGACGATAAGGAAAATCCTTAACCCCATGTGACCAATTTTGGCCCATTTaatactccactgtcagttgggtatccaatttgtataagatactccactGGTAGTGCGGTATTTCATATATGAGATACTTCACTACCAGTTGGATATCTTATATAAAgtggatactccactgacagttgggtatccatcggccaaaattggccaacttttcagaaattggttatttttgtcaattttgtgTAAAAATAAGCTAAATTTGTCCTTCACCCCATTTTTTATATCTTAAAATACATAAAAATTATTCTGAGACGGAGAGGCAGAGAGTAATTTTCTGAAAACACAATTGTTTAATTTGTAGCGCATAGGTAAATATTGTACTACTCGATAGGCTGTGCTTGAAAAGAACCCCACGGGCCACGAGTGTACTCAAACATAGAAACCATAATAATAAACTTAACATATCAAACAATAATAATAATGTCTCTAATTTTCCACTCTTCTTCTACCCTTCATTTCAATAACCCCTCTGATCTTCTTCATCGCAAGTCCCTCCATGTATCATTCCCTAAACCCTCAAGATTCTCCATTAAATCCCAAGATTCTTCGTCTGATGCTCCCATTTCTGACCAATCAACTGATGACAAATCATCCCCACCAAAACCCAATTCCACTGGTCTAGGATTTGGGTCTTCAACTCCTTCTGCAAGTCCAGTAAAGAAGAAACAGGGTAAAAAAGAAAGAGCAGCTGTGATTCGTCGAGCCCCGGTTGAGAAACCTAAGTTTGCTGCAGTAAAAGATGAGAGTAAGTCAAAGGAGCAGGGTAAAGATGAGCAAGCTTTTTTGCTTGCTTGGTTAGGTCTTGGTTCTGTTATTTTTCTTCAAGGGATTCTTCTTTCTATTTCAGGTATGTATTCGATGACCCTCTTCGATTAATTATCGCTTTTTTAAAGTTTTTAGTAGGTTGTTTCGATTACAATGCATAATTGTATTGCATTTGTACTGTTATTATGCTCCGTTTGGTTGGAAGAATTGTATTGAGTGGATAAGGGAATTGAAAAGTGTGAACAATATTGAAGGTGGGAAAAAAGATTTAGGAGGGAAAAATTGTGAGACCTCAATTTTTTTATGATGTGATAGAGCAAAGTTGTGAACAAGAAGAAGTTGTTAATGTTAATGCGATTTACAAGGGTAGGGTGAGATTTATTATATTTTAAGTTACAATTGTGTGAATGGAATGGATGACTGAATGGAAATTGTGAATATTTACCTACAGAGCAGTACACATTATATTTAGTTCCTTCTAACAAAGTGTAGGCCTGTTGGGTTATAATACAAATAATGCTGAAGCGTGCCGGAGAGGATTTGTTTATTTTACCTGTGTCTTTATGTGTTGGACTTTTACAGGTTTTCTACCAGAAGAGTTGGATAATTTGTGCGTGAAGTATGTATACCCAGCATTTACCCCAACCGTTGTTTTCTTTTTTGCGGGAACGATCGTCTATGGTGTATCAAAATACCTGCAGAACGAGAAAGAGAATAACCAAAATTTATAATTTCTCTAATGTAAACTAATTTTTGGTAAGCACTTAGCTGCACCTTTTGCTTTGCTGCTTCTCATTGTGATGGTCATAAAGATGTATGATAGCCATTGATTTTTTTATATGAGAATCTGCAGAGGATAATGCAATTTTTATATTTCTATATATACCTACATTTACGTGCTAACA
It contains:
- the LOC141720778 gene encoding F-box protein CPR1-like, whose product is MTKRYGSNFAIIATFDLETEKYGSLPQPHYSDTSSCMLSLGVLGGKLCVNEKEVHIFFNYDMRYIDLWVMEKYGVKKSWIKILSVAPSINNQFMQLKPLAYSNNGKKVLLLKDAGQLIWYDLELKVIKKIRNPGIPEFWKAWISMESLVKLNCDAITALPWVQKKTKKRILATVLMALWLCQAEVRATEVEHLI
- the LOC141720779 gene encoding protein LPA2, with the protein product MSLIFHSSSTLHFNNPSDLLHRKSLHVSFPKPSRFSIKSQDSSSDAPISDQSTDDKSSPPKPNSTGLGFGSSTPSASPVKKKQGKKERAAVIRRAPVEKPKFAAVKDESKSKEQGKDEQAFLLAWLGLGSVIFLQGILLSISGFLPEELDNLCVKYVYPAFTPTVVFFFAGTIVYGVSKYLQNEKENNQNL